The following are encoded in a window of Esox lucius isolate fEsoLuc1 chromosome 14, fEsoLuc1.pri, whole genome shotgun sequence genomic DNA:
- the LOC114840823 gene encoding myosin-7-like isoform X1: MLEERQREMEAERMQIESELKSGQDRLEKRQREMEAVRRKIESDLRKKEDMLEERQNEMEAERRKREIKQRKKEHINGDTDHLRELRRGRVKMDKGQTEIKEVRPKQQHPKDHIKKEDPQVKEKNDMDIQGPELLASGMDGGMKKQRVVKTRYKLKVMKEGPKENDSKKPDTRVKPTEVIVLMQDVVGRATDTDVEIKQERVDKLGIVPNEKNAKGHVEYVKKQVQEETDMDFFVEDLEQLENDLDVGRTNRTTNPKKEDKLKVMKKSSNVQHATDNDKQRKVIKGCPNEQNTNRHVKIVTKQVQEETEMDFFLAELEQLENDLDVGIKNRTTNPKKEDKLKVMKKSSNVQHATDNDKQRKVIKGSPNEQNAKGHVKIVRKHVQEDTDMDFFLAELEQLENDLDVGVMHRTSNPKHQIQIQNEDKQKFVDESHKEQHATEDDKQSKVVKGNAKQQHDMKLEKQAKDETEGNLSSAWGSNSKKVDTLKDAKESSKDKHAREDDKKRKENELIQDEKTAKEHVKNIGKQVEETTMDLVIEDLELLESGNDGGLKLKRSNTKMEDKLKVTKESPNEEQAKRFETQVKKETKVNLSIEKLALMEKDTDGGMKNMRSNPKKENKQRKALKERQIEQNAKGSNNGKTKDTQVIEETDATYKKEIQTEMPKSILDKIRNKIDQHRIQKKEKQKQKNLKFLQEALTTHEVLDVALNIHAKKKPRKWVKCQDFSIFQCK, translated from the exons atgcttgaagaaaggcagagagagatggaggcagagaggatgCAAATTGAGAGTGAACTGAAAAGCGGACAAGACAGGCTtgaaaagaggcagagagaaatggaggcagTTAGAAGGAAAATAGAGAGTGatctgagaaagaaagaagacatGCTTGAAGAAAGGCAGAatgagatggaggcagagagaaggaaaagggagattaaacagagaaagaaagaacacaTCAATGGTGACACTGACCATCTGAGGGAATTGAGGAGGGGGAGAGTTAAAATGGATAAAGGTCAAACGGAAATCAAAGAAGTACGTCCAAAGCAACAACATCCCAAAGATCACATTAAAAAGGAAGACCCACAAGTCAAAGAAAAGAATGACATGGACATTCAAGGGCCTGAGCTACTGGCAAGTGGAATGGATGGAGGaatgaagaaacaaagagttGTTAAAACAAGATATAAACTCAAAGTTATGAAAGAAGGTCCCAAGGAAAACGATTCTAAAAAGCCAGACACAAGagtgaaaccaactgaagtgattGTTTTAATGCAAGACGTAGTGGGCCGGGCAACTGACACAGATGTGGAAATTAAGCAAGAGAGAGTAGATAAATTAGGCATTGtcccaaatgaaaaaaatgccAAAGGACATGTTGAATATGTAAAGAAACAAGTTCAAGAAGAGACTGacatggatttctttgttgaagATCTTGAGCAACTGGAAAATGACTTGGATGTGGGAAGAACAAACAGGACAACAAATCCCAAAAAGGAAGACAAACTGAAAGTCATGAAAAAAAGTTCAAACGTACAACATGCTacagataatgacaaacaaagaaaagtaataaaaggatgtccaaatgaacaaaataccaATAGACATGTTAAAATTGTAACGAAACAAGTTCAAGAAGAGACTGAAATGGATTTTTTTCTTGCAGAGTTAGAGCAACTGGAAAATGACTTGGATGTGGGAATAAAGAACAGGACAACAAATCCCAAAAAGGAAGACAAACTGAAAGTCATGAAAAAAAGTTCAAACGTACAACATGCTacagataatgacaaacaaagaaaagtaataaaaggaagtccaaatgaacaaaatgccaAAGGACATGTTAAAATTGTAAggaaacatgttcaagaagaTACTGACATGGATTTTTTTCTTGCAGAATTAGAGCAACTGGAAAATGACTTGGATGTGGGAGTAATGCACAGAACATCAAATCCAAAACATCAAATCCAAATCCAAAACGAAGACAAACAAAAATTTGTGGATGAAAGTCATAAGGAACAACATGCTACAGAGGATGATAAACAGAGCAAAGTtgtcaaaggaaatgcaaagCAACAACATGATATGAAGTTAGAGAAACAAGCAAAAGACGAAACCGAAGGGAATTTGTCAAGTGCCTGGGGATCAAATTCCAAAAAGGTAGACACACTTAAAGATGCAAAAGAAAGTTCCAAGGACAAACATGCTAGAGAggatgacaaaaaaagaaaagaaaatgaactCATTCAAGATGAAAAAACTGCCAAAGAACATGTGAAAAATATAGGCAAACAAGTTGAAGAGACTACCATGGATTTGGTAATTGAAGACCTTGAACTGCTGGAAAGTGGGAATGATGGGGGATTGAAGCTCAAGAGATCAAATACTAAAATGGAAGACAAACTTAAAGTGACAAAAGAAAGTCCAAATGAAGAACAGGCTAAAAGATTCGAGAcacaagtaaaaaaagaaaccaaagTGAATTTGTCTATTGAAAAGCTAGCACTAATGGAAAAAGACACCGATGGAGGAATGAAGAACATGAGATCAAATcccaaaaaggaaaacaaacaaagaaaagcaCTGAAAGAAAGACAAATAGAACAAAATGCCAAAGGAAGTAACAACGGAAAGACAAAGGACACACAAGTCATAGAAGAGACCGACGCAACCTACAAGAAAGAAATCCAAACAGAGATGCCGAAGTCAATTCTTGACAAGATACGCAATAAAATCGACCAACACAGAATccaaaagaaggaaaaacagaaacaaaaaaatcttaaattCCTTCAAGAAGCATTGACCACTCATGAAGTATTAGATGTGGCATTAAACATACATGCCAAAAAGAAGCCTAGAAAATGGGTCAAATGCCAGG aTTTTTCAATATTTCAGTGTAAATGA
- the LOC114840823 gene encoding myb-like protein X isoform X3: MHRTSNPKHQIQIQNEDKQKFVDESHKEQHATEDDKQSKVVKGNAKQQHDMKLEKQAKDETEGNLSSAWGSNSKKVDTLKDAKESSKDKHAREDDKKRKENELIQDEKTAKEHVKNIGKQVEETTMDLVIEDLELLESGNDGGLKLKRSNTKMEDKLKVTKESPNEEQAKRFETQVKKETKVNLSIEKLALMEKDTDGGMKNMRSNPKKENKQRKALKERQIEQNAKGSNNGKTKDTQVIEETDATYKKEIQTEMPKSILDKIRNKIDQHRIQKKEKQKQKNLKFLQEALTTHEVLDVALNIHAKKKPRKWVKCQDFSIFQCK, translated from the exons ATGCACAGAACATCAAATCCAAAACATCAAATCCAAATCCAAAACGAAGACAAACAAAAATTTGTGGATGAAAGTCATAAGGAACAACATGCTACAGAGGATGATAAACAGAGCAAAGTtgtcaaaggaaatgcaaagCAACAACATGATATGAAGTTAGAGAAACAAGCAAAAGACGAAACCGAAGGGAATTTGTCAAGTGCCTGGGGATCAAATTCCAAAAAGGTAGACACACTTAAAGATGCAAAAGAAAGTTCCAAGGACAAACATGCTAGAGAggatgacaaaaaaagaaaagaaaatgaactCATTCAAGATGAAAAAACTGCCAAAGAACATGTGAAAAATATAGGCAAACAAGTTGAAGAGACTACCATGGATTTGGTAATTGAAGACCTTGAACTGCTGGAAAGTGGGAATGATGGGGGATTGAAGCTCAAGAGATCAAATACTAAAATGGAAGACAAACTTAAAGTGACAAAAGAAAGTCCAAATGAAGAACAGGCTAAAAGATTCGAGAcacaagtaaaaaaagaaaccaaagTGAATTTGTCTATTGAAAAGCTAGCACTAATGGAAAAAGACACCGATGGAGGAATGAAGAACATGAGATCAAATcccaaaaaggaaaacaaacaaagaaaagcaCTGAAAGAAAGACAAATAGAACAAAATGCCAAAGGAAGTAACAACGGAAAGACAAAGGACACACAAGTCATAGAAGAGACCGACGCAACCTACAAGAAAGAAATCCAAACAGAGATGCCGAAGTCAATTCTTGACAAGATACGCAATAAAATCGACCAACACAGAATccaaaagaaggaaaaacagaaacaaaaaaatcttaaattCCTTCAAGAAGCATTGACCACTCATGAAGTATTAGATGTGGCATTAAACATACATGCCAAAAAGAAGCCTAGAAAATGGGTCAAATGCCAGG aTTTTTCAATATTTCAGTGTAAATGA
- the LOC106024635 gene encoding heat shock protein 30-like: protein MKMLCSPGFQSSINPLMDIYCPVHSLCPEVRPLLWQQGLLERNIKEIKSSLALMEKLQQCISEEMDHVPASVDIQPFSYKLEKEGEGFAMTLDTKDFSPEEICVRQVGRKLRVSGKTEKKQGDGKGSYSYRCQEFRQEIDLPEGLNPETVTCSMTPDGKLHIEAPNTLLSSERVVPINCSLDVRTPQSLSSQTEGTTMDSQKQHQNTGSHVE from the coding sequence ATGAAGATGCTGTGCTCCCCAGGATTCCAATCTTCCATCAACCCATTGATGGACATCTACTGTCCCGTTCACAGTCTCTGTCCGGAGGTACGACCTCTTCTCTGGCAGCAGGGTCTACTTGAGAGAAACATTAAGGAGATCAAGAGCAGTCTGGCACTGATGGAGAAACTTCAGCAGTGTATATCTGAGGAGATGGACCATGTTCCTGCCTCTGTGGACATCCAACCATTTTCTTACAAgctggagaaagagggagagggcttTGCCATGACACTGGACACTAAGGACTTCTCCCCAGAGGAGATCTGTGTCAGACAGGTGGGCAGGAAGCTAAGAGTCAGTGGGAAGACGGAGAAGAAGCAGGGTGATGGGAAAGGCTCCTACTCTTACAGATGCCAGGAGTTCAGACAAGAGATTGATCTTCCTGAAGGGTTGAACCCTGAGACAGTCACCTGCTCCATGACTCCTGACGGGAAGCTCCACATCGAGGCACCTAATACTTTATTATCTTCTGAGAGAGTGGTTCCCATCAACTGTAGTCTGGATGTGAGGACGCCGCAATCCCTCAGCTCACAGACAGAGGGCACCACTATGGACTCCCAGAAGCAACATCAGAACACGGGTTCACATGTAGAGTGA
- the LOC114840823 gene encoding myb-like protein X isoform X2, which yields MKKSSNVQHATDNDKQRKVIKGSPNEQNAKGHVKIVRKHVQEDTDMDFFLAELEQLENDLDVGVMHRTSNPKHQIQIQNEDKQKFVDESHKEQHATEDDKQSKVVKGNAKQQHDMKLEKQAKDETEGNLSSAWGSNSKKVDTLKDAKESSKDKHAREDDKKRKENELIQDEKTAKEHVKNIGKQVEETTMDLVIEDLELLESGNDGGLKLKRSNTKMEDKLKVTKESPNEEQAKRFETQVKKETKVNLSIEKLALMEKDTDGGMKNMRSNPKKENKQRKALKERQIEQNAKGSNNGKTKDTQVIEETDATYKKEIQTEMPKSILDKIRNKIDQHRIQKKEKQKQKNLKFLQEALTTHEVLDVALNIHAKKKPRKWVKCQDFSIFQCK from the exons ATGAAAAAAAGTTCAAACGTACAACATGCTacagataatgacaaacaaagaaaagtaataaaaggaagtccaaatgaacaaaatgccaAAGGACATGTTAAAATTGTAAggaaacatgttcaagaagaTACTGACATGGATTTTTTTCTTGCAGAATTAGAGCAACTGGAAAATGACTTGGATGTGGGAGTAATGCACAGAACATCAAATCCAAAACATCAAATCCAAATCCAAAACGAAGACAAACAAAAATTTGTGGATGAAAGTCATAAGGAACAACATGCTACAGAGGATGATAAACAGAGCAAAGTtgtcaaaggaaatgcaaagCAACAACATGATATGAAGTTAGAGAAACAAGCAAAAGACGAAACCGAAGGGAATTTGTCAAGTGCCTGGGGATCAAATTCCAAAAAGGTAGACACACTTAAAGATGCAAAAGAAAGTTCCAAGGACAAACATGCTAGAGAggatgacaaaaaaagaaaagaaaatgaactCATTCAAGATGAAAAAACTGCCAAAGAACATGTGAAAAATATAGGCAAACAAGTTGAAGAGACTACCATGGATTTGGTAATTGAAGACCTTGAACTGCTGGAAAGTGGGAATGATGGGGGATTGAAGCTCAAGAGATCAAATACTAAAATGGAAGACAAACTTAAAGTGACAAAAGAAAGTCCAAATGAAGAACAGGCTAAAAGATTCGAGAcacaagtaaaaaaagaaaccaaagTGAATTTGTCTATTGAAAAGCTAGCACTAATGGAAAAAGACACCGATGGAGGAATGAAGAACATGAGATCAAATcccaaaaaggaaaacaaacaaagaaaagcaCTGAAAGAAAGACAAATAGAACAAAATGCCAAAGGAAGTAACAACGGAAAGACAAAGGACACACAAGTCATAGAAGAGACCGACGCAACCTACAAGAAAGAAATCCAAACAGAGATGCCGAAGTCAATTCTTGACAAGATACGCAATAAAATCGACCAACACAGAATccaaaagaaggaaaaacagaaacaaaaaaatcttaaattCCTTCAAGAAGCATTGACCACTCATGAAGTATTAGATGTGGCATTAAACATACATGCCAAAAAGAAGCCTAGAAAATGGGTCAAATGCCAGG aTTTTTCAATATTTCAGTGTAAATGA
- the LOC114835515 gene encoding heat shock protein 30-like, with protein MKMLCSPGFQSSINPLMDIYCPVHSLCPEVRPLLWQQGLLERNIKEIKSSLALMEKLQQCISEEMDHVPASVDIQPFSYKLEKEGEGFAMTLNTKDFSPEEICVRQVGRKLRVSGKTEKKQGDGKGSYSYRCQEFRQEIDLPEGLNPETVTCSMTPDGKLHIEAPNTLLSSERVVPINCSLDVRTPQSLSSQTEGTTMDSQKQHQNTGSHVE; from the coding sequence ATGAAGATGCTGTGCTCCCCAGGATTCCAATCTTCCATCAACCCATTGATGGACATCTACTGTCCCGTTCACAGTCTCTGTCCGGAGGTACGACCTCTTCTCTGGCAGCAGGGTCTACTTGAGAGAAACATTAAGGAGATCAAGAGCAGTCTGGCACTGATGGAGAAACTTCAGCAGTGTATCTCTGAGGAGATGGACCATGTTCCTGCCTCTGTGGACATCCAACCATTTTCTTACAAgctggagaaagagggagagggcttTGCCATGACACTGAACACTAAGGACTTCTCCCCAGAGGAGATCTGTGTCAGACAGGTGGGCAGGAAGCTAAGAGTCAGTGGGAAGACGGAGAAGAAGCAGGGTGATGGGAAAGGCTCCTACTCTTACAGATGCCAGGAGTTCAGACAAGAGATTGATCTTCCTGAAGGGTTGAACCCTGAGACAGTCACCTGCTCCATGACTCCTGACGGGAAGCTCCACATCGAGGCACCTAATACTTTATTATCTTCTGAGAGAGTGGTTCCCATCAACTGTAGTCTGGATGTGAGGACGCCGCAATCCCTCAGCTCACAGACAGAGGGCACCACTATGGACTCCCAGAAGCAACATCAGAACACGGGTTCACATGTAGAGTGA